From Magnolia sinica isolate HGM2019 chromosome 13, MsV1, whole genome shotgun sequence, one genomic window encodes:
- the LOC131222861 gene encoding ABC transporter C family member 8-like isoform X3, with translation MPLSLSSSLRGFQWICEGGFDLASSCIHRNAINVLNLLFIFALFVLFLVTSIRRYNVNGNRTRDWVFWVVSACSFVTGIAYFGSGLWGLLKRNDGFIPWNSVSYLINGFVWTVLAVSLYVQRTKLERILTLVWWVVFSLLVTALNLEILLKKHSLKILDIVSWLVNLSLLFCAFRLFRVLASQNTQNHTLSQPLLIDEDKNKMGSEKMCFVTRLVFSWINPLLRLGYSKPLTFDDVPPLEWEDEARLAYQEFAREWEHQRKQSSNATNLVLRVLAKCYMREMIVVGFLALLRTLAVVAAPLLLYAFVRYSANEDGKLYEGLLLVGCLVIIKIVESFSQRHWFFAARRYGMRMRSALMVAVIQKVLKLSSLGRRTHSTGEVVNYIAVDAYRLGEFPWWFHTAWTLPLQLVLAIGVLFGTVGLGALPGLVLLICCVLINVPFAKILQDCRSRFMRAQDERLRATSEVLNNMKIIKLHFWEEKFKNKIETLRDVEFKFLAESQIKKSYGTVLYWMSPIFVSSVVFAGCAVLKSAPLNASTFFTVLATMRVMSEPGKILPEALSVMIQVKVSLDRLDAFLLDDELKEDDVKRLPLQNSNSSVRIHKGVFGWNPDAAVPTLKFVCLEISRGQKIAICGPVGSGKSSLLYALLGEIPKISGSVEVFGSIAYVSQTAWIQSGTVRDNILYGKQMDENRYKEAIRVCALDKDVDSFDHGDLTEIGQRGLNLSGGQKQRLQLARAVYNDADIYLLDDPFSAVDAQTAGILFNDCVMAALQQKTVILVTHQVEFLAEVDKILVMEAGHITQSGSYAELLKAGTAFKQLVTAHHDAMTAFDNVSKERKGKAQKTDGDQLELGGPQPWNENSQGEISVKGLSAQLTEEEEKETGNVGWKPYIDYIRVSRGSLLFASVIFSQSAFVILQAASTYWLAIASQIPHIGAAILIGVYTGISTFSGVFAYLRVWFATHLGLKASKAFFSGLMDSVFKAPMLFFDSTPVGRILTRASSDLSVVDFDIPYSIAFVATGALDVISIILIMATVTWEVLIVAIPITFIARYVQEYYLASARELIRINGMTKAPVMNYAAETSLGVVTIRAFNMTSRFFENSLRLVDSDATLFFHMNAAMEWVILRVEALQNLTIFTAALLLVLLPRGTIAPAFVGLSLSYSLTLTFSQVFLTRWHCSLANFIVSVERIKQYMHIPSEPPAIVDDMRPPHSWPFKGRIDLQDLKIRYRPNSPLVLKGITCTFQAGSRVGVVGRTGSGKTTLISALFRLVEPVSGRILIDELDICSMGLKDLRVKLSIIPQEPALFRGSVRSNLDPLGLYSDHEIWEGILLNMISHRSLWKPTHPFQDLWLNTGPTAGGIPYRNPGTSRNRSAEEGMQIPS, from the exons GTGGGTTTCAGTGGATTTGTGAGGGGGGATTTGATTTGGCTTCTTCATGCATTCACAGAAATGCAATTAATGTTTTGAATCTTCTCTTCATCTTTGCTTTATTTGTTCTTTTCCTAGTGACTTCTATTAGGAGATACAATGTTAATGGAAACAGAACAAGGGATTGGGTTTTTTGGGTTGTTTCAGCTTGTAGTTTTGTTACTGGCATAGCGTATTTTGGTTCTGGTTTATGGGGTCTTTTGAAGAGAAATGACGGTTTTATACCATGGAATTCTGTGAGTTACCTCATCAATGGGTTTGTTTGGACAGTCTTGGCGGTTTCCTTATATGTACAGAGGACTAAGTTGGAGAGAATTTTGACTTTGGTTTGGTGGGTGGTTTTCTCTCTTCTGGTTACTGCCCTGAATTTGGAAATTCTATTGAAAAAACATAGTCTAAAGATCCTCGACATTGTATCATGGCTTGTGAACTTGTCACTCCTCTTCTGTGCTTTCCGACTCTTCAGAGTTCTGGCTTCACAGAACACACAAAACCACACCTTATCCCAACCCTTGCTAATCGACGAAGACAAAAACAAAATGGGATCAGAGAAAATGTGTTTCGTTACCCGTTTGGTGTTTTCTTGGATAAACCCTTTACTCCGTTTGGGCTACTCGAAGCCATTGACCTTTGATGATGTCCCACCTTTAGAATGGGAAGATGAAGCACGTTTGGCGTACCAGGAATTTGCTCGAGAATGGGAACATCAAAGAAAGCAAAGCTCGAATGCTACTAATTTAGTTCTTCGAGTGTTAGCTAAGTGTTACATGAGAGAAATGATAGTGGTTGGGTTCCTTGCATTGCTTAGAACTCTCGCCGTCGTAGCTGCCCCGCTGTTATTATATGCGTTTGTGCGGTATTCTGCCAATGAAGATGGGAAACTCTATGAGGGCCTTTTACTAGTAGGATGTCTGGTCATAATCAAAATTGTGGAGTCCTTCTCACAACGGCACTGGTTTTTTGCTGCAAGGAGGTATGGTATGCGGATGCGATCAGCCCTAATGGTTGCCGTCATTCAGAAGGTCCTTAAGCTTTCTAGTTTGGGTAGGAGAACTCATTCAACTGGCGAGGTTGTGAATTACATTGCCGTCGACGCGTACCGTCTAGGAGAGTTCCCATGGTGGTTTCACACAGCATGGACCCTACCATTGCAGCTGGTTCTCGCCATCGGCGTGCTGTTTGGGACTGTTGGATTGGGGGCGCTTCCCGGCTTGGTCCTTCTCATCTGCTGTGTACTTATAAATGTCCCATTTGCGAAGATTTTACAGGATTGCCGTTCGCGATTCATGCGGGCCCAAGATGAACGACTTAGAGCGACTTCCGAAGTCCTGAACAATATGAAGATCATCAAATTACATTTTTGggaagaaaaattcaagaacaaGATCGAAACTCTCCGCGATGTTGAATTTAAATTTTTGGCGGAGTCACAAATCAAGAAGTCATATGGGACCGTATTGTACTGGATGTCTCCCATCTTCGTTTCATCGGTGGTCTTCGCAGGCTGTGCGGTTCTGAAAAGTGCACCTTTAAATGCCAGTACATTTTTCACAGTCCTTGCGACGATGCGGGTGATGTCGGAACCTGGGAAAATACTGCCTGAAGCTCTGTCAGTGATGATCCAGGTTAAGGTCTCGTTGGACCGTCTTGATGCATTTTTGCTGGATGATGAGCTCAAAGAAGATGATGTGAAGAGGTTACCATTACAGAATTCGAATTCCAGTGTTAGAATACACAAAGGAGTGTTTGGATGGAATCCAGATGCAGCTGTTCCAACATTGAAATTTGTATGTTTGGAAATAAGCAGAGGGCAAAAAATAGCGATTTGCGGTCCGGTTGGTTCTGGAAAATCGTCACTCCTATATGCATTGCTGGGTGAAATACCCAAAATCTCTGGATCT GTTGAAGTCTTCGGGTCGATTGCCTATGTCTCCCAAACAGCTTGGATCCAAAGTGGGACAGTTCGTGATAATATACTCTACGGAAAGCAGATGGATGAAAACAGATACAAGGAGGCGATAAGAGTATGTGCTCTGGATAAGGACGTCGATAGTTTTGACCATGGTGACCTTACGGAGATTGGACAGAGAGGGCTTAACTTGAGTGGAGGACAGAAGCAAAGGCTTCAACTTGCAAGAGCCGTCTATAATGATGCAGATATTTATCTCCTTGATGATCCTTTTAGTGCAGTCGATGCACAAACCGCGGGGATCCTTTTCAAT GATTGTGTCATGGCTGCTCTACAACAGAAAACTGTTATTCTAGTGACTCATCAAGTTGAATTCCTTGCAGAAGTTGATAAGATTCTG GTTATGGAAGCTGGACACATAACTCAATCGGGAAGTTATGCCGAACTTTTGAAAGCCGGGACAGCATTCAAACAGCTTGTGACTGCTCATCATGATGCGATGACAGCATTTGATAATGTGAGCAAGGAACGAAAGGGCAAAGCCCAAAAGACAGATGGGGATCAATTGGAGTTAGGTGGACCACAGCCCTGGAATGAAAACAGTCAAGGGGAGATTTCAGTCAAGGGTCTGTCTGCCCAGCtaacagaagaagaagagaaggagactGGAAATGTTGGGTGGAAGCCATACATCGATTACATCCGCGTTTCCCGTGGATCTCTTCTGTTTGCTTCAGTTATATTCTCTCAATCTGCTTTTGTCATTCTTCAAGCTGCATCAACCTATTGGCTGGCAATAGCATCTCAAATTCCGCACATTGGCGCAGCCATTCTAATTGGAGTTTATACTGGAATTTCGACATTTAGTGGCGTCTTTGCGTATCTAAGGGTCTGGTTTGCCACCCATCTTGGACTCAAGGCTTCAAAAGCTTTCTTTTCGGGTTTAATGGATTCGGTGTTCAAAGCTCCAATGCTATTCTTTGATTCAACTCCTGTAGGGAGGATTTTAACCAGG GCATCTTCAGATTTGAGCGTGGTGGATTTTGACATACCTTACTCCATCGCTTTCGTAGCAACTGGTGCACTTGATGTGATATCAATCATATTGATTATGGCCACAGTGACATGGGAGGTTCTAATTGTGGCCATTCCCATCACTTTCATCGCAAGATATGTTCAG GAGTACTATCTAGCCTCTGCAAGGGAGCTAATACGGATTAATGGGATGACCAAAGCGCCTGTCATGAACTATGCAGCAGAGACATCACTTGGTGTGGTTACAATAAGAGCTTTCAATATGACGTCCAGGTTCTTCGAGAACAGCTTGAGACTAGTTGATTCCGATGCGACACTTTTCTTTCATATGAATGCAGCCATGGAATGGGTAATTTTACGAGTAGAGGCCCTCCAAAATCTGACCATATTCACTGCCGCTCTTCTCCTTGTTTTGCTTCCTCGAGGCACAATAGCACCGG CATTCGTGGGGCTCTCTCTTTCCTACTCTCTGACGCTGACATTCTCCCAAGTGTTTCTAACACGATGGCACTGCAGCTTAGCCAACTTTATTGTATCAGTCGAACGGATAAAACAGTACATGCATATTCCATCAGAGCCTCCGGCTATCGTAGATGACATGAGACCACCCCATTCATGGCCCTTTAAAGGAAGAATAGATTTGCAGGACCTAAAA ATAAGATATCGTCCAAATTCTCCTCTTGTGCTCAAGGGAATCACATGCACTTTTCAAGCAGGAAGCAGGGTGGGGGTAGTTGGGAGAACTGGAAGTGGAAAGACAACCCTGATAAGTGCTTTGTTCCGTCTTGTAGAACCTGTGAGCGGGAGAATTCTTATTGATGAGCTTGACATTTGCTCAATGGGTCTGAAGGATTTAAGAGTAAAGCTTAGTATAATTCCTCAAGAGCCGGCACTTTTCCGGGGAAGTGTTCGCAGTAACTTAGACCCATTAGGCCTTTACTCGGACCATGAAATATGGGAG GGAATCTTGTTGAATATGATAAGCCATCGAAGCTTATGGAAACCGACTCATCCTTTTCAAGACTTGTGGCTGAATACTGGTCCAACTGCAGGAGGAATTCCATACAGAAACCCAGGTACCTCCAGGAATAGGAGTGCAGAGGAAGGCATGCAGATTCCTTCCTAA
- the LOC131222861 gene encoding ABC transporter C family member 8-like isoform X2 — protein MFSFERLQGGFQWICEGGFDLASSCIHRNAINVLNLLFIFALFVLFLVTSIRRYNVNGNRTRDWVFWVVSACSFVTGIAYFGSGLWGLLKRNDGFIPWNSVSYLINGFVWTVLAVSLYVQRTKLERILTLVWWVVFSLLVTALNLEILLKKHSLKILDIVSWLVNLSLLFCAFRLFRVLASQNTQNHTLSQPLLIDEDKNKMGSEKMCFVTRLVFSWINPLLRLGYSKPLTFDDVPPLEWEDEARLAYQEFAREWEHQRKQSSNATNLVLRVLAKCYMREMIVVGFLALLRTLAVVAAPLLLYAFVRYSANEDGKLYEGLLLVGCLVIIKIVESFSQRHWFFAARRYGMRMRSALMVAVIQKVLKLSSLGRRTHSTGEVVNYIAVDAYRLGEFPWWFHTAWTLPLQLVLAIGVLFGTVGLGALPGLVLLICCVLINVPFAKILQDCRSRFMRAQDERLRATSEVLNNMKIIKLHFWEEKFKNKIETLRDVEFKFLAESQIKKSYGTVLYWMSPIFVSSVVFAGCAVLKSAPLNASTFFTVLATMRVMSEPGKILPEALSVMIQVKVSLDRLDAFLLDDELKEDDVKRLPLQNSNSSVRIHKGVFGWNPDAAVPTLKFVCLEISRGQKIAICGPVGSGKSSLLYALLGEIPKISGSVEVFGSIAYVSQTAWIQSGTVRDNILYGKQMDENRYKEAIRVCALDKDVDSFDHGDLTEIGQRGLNLSGGQKQRLQLARAVYNDADIYLLDDPFSAVDAQTAGILFNDCVMAALQQKTVILVTHQVEFLAEVDKILVMEAGHITQSGSYAELLKAGTAFKQLVTAHHDAMTAFDNVSKERKGKAQKTDGDQLELGGPQPWNENSQGEISVKGLSAQLTEEEEKETGNVGWKPYIDYIRVSRGSLLFASVIFSQSAFVILQAASTYWLAIASQIPHIGAAILIGVYTGISTFSGVFAYLRVWFATHLGLKASKAFFSGLMDSVFKAPMLFFDSTPVGRILTRASSDLSVVDFDIPYSIAFVATGALDVISIILIMATVTWEVLIVAIPITFIARYVQEYYLASARELIRINGMTKAPVMNYAAETSLGVVTIRAFNMTSRFFENSLRLVDSDATLFFHMNAAMEWVILRVEALQNLTIFTAALLLVLLPRGTIAPAFVGLSLSYSLTLTFSQVFLTRWHCSLANFIVSVERIKQYMHIPSEPPAIVDDMRPPHSWPFKGRIDLQDLKIRYRPNSPLVLKGITCTFQAGSRVGVVGRTGSGKTTLISALFRLVEPVSGRILIDELDICSMGLKDLRVKLSIIPQEPALFRGSVRSNLDPLGLYSDHEIWEALEKCQLATTIRSLPNHLDSSVSDEGENWSAGQRQLFCLGRVLLKRNRILVLDEVTASIDSATDAVLQRVIRREFSSCTVLTVAHRVPTVTDSDMVMVLSYGNLVEYDKPSKLMETDSSFSRLVAEYWSNCRRNSIQKPRYLQE, from the exons ATGTTTTCCTTTGAGAGATTACAAG GTGGGTTTCAGTGGATTTGTGAGGGGGGATTTGATTTGGCTTCTTCATGCATTCACAGAAATGCAATTAATGTTTTGAATCTTCTCTTCATCTTTGCTTTATTTGTTCTTTTCCTAGTGACTTCTATTAGGAGATACAATGTTAATGGAAACAGAACAAGGGATTGGGTTTTTTGGGTTGTTTCAGCTTGTAGTTTTGTTACTGGCATAGCGTATTTTGGTTCTGGTTTATGGGGTCTTTTGAAGAGAAATGACGGTTTTATACCATGGAATTCTGTGAGTTACCTCATCAATGGGTTTGTTTGGACAGTCTTGGCGGTTTCCTTATATGTACAGAGGACTAAGTTGGAGAGAATTTTGACTTTGGTTTGGTGGGTGGTTTTCTCTCTTCTGGTTACTGCCCTGAATTTGGAAATTCTATTGAAAAAACATAGTCTAAAGATCCTCGACATTGTATCATGGCTTGTGAACTTGTCACTCCTCTTCTGTGCTTTCCGACTCTTCAGAGTTCTGGCTTCACAGAACACACAAAACCACACCTTATCCCAACCCTTGCTAATCGACGAAGACAAAAACAAAATGGGATCAGAGAAAATGTGTTTCGTTACCCGTTTGGTGTTTTCTTGGATAAACCCTTTACTCCGTTTGGGCTACTCGAAGCCATTGACCTTTGATGATGTCCCACCTTTAGAATGGGAAGATGAAGCACGTTTGGCGTACCAGGAATTTGCTCGAGAATGGGAACATCAAAGAAAGCAAAGCTCGAATGCTACTAATTTAGTTCTTCGAGTGTTAGCTAAGTGTTACATGAGAGAAATGATAGTGGTTGGGTTCCTTGCATTGCTTAGAACTCTCGCCGTCGTAGCTGCCCCGCTGTTATTATATGCGTTTGTGCGGTATTCTGCCAATGAAGATGGGAAACTCTATGAGGGCCTTTTACTAGTAGGATGTCTGGTCATAATCAAAATTGTGGAGTCCTTCTCACAACGGCACTGGTTTTTTGCTGCAAGGAGGTATGGTATGCGGATGCGATCAGCCCTAATGGTTGCCGTCATTCAGAAGGTCCTTAAGCTTTCTAGTTTGGGTAGGAGAACTCATTCAACTGGCGAGGTTGTGAATTACATTGCCGTCGACGCGTACCGTCTAGGAGAGTTCCCATGGTGGTTTCACACAGCATGGACCCTACCATTGCAGCTGGTTCTCGCCATCGGCGTGCTGTTTGGGACTGTTGGATTGGGGGCGCTTCCCGGCTTGGTCCTTCTCATCTGCTGTGTACTTATAAATGTCCCATTTGCGAAGATTTTACAGGATTGCCGTTCGCGATTCATGCGGGCCCAAGATGAACGACTTAGAGCGACTTCCGAAGTCCTGAACAATATGAAGATCATCAAATTACATTTTTGggaagaaaaattcaagaacaaGATCGAAACTCTCCGCGATGTTGAATTTAAATTTTTGGCGGAGTCACAAATCAAGAAGTCATATGGGACCGTATTGTACTGGATGTCTCCCATCTTCGTTTCATCGGTGGTCTTCGCAGGCTGTGCGGTTCTGAAAAGTGCACCTTTAAATGCCAGTACATTTTTCACAGTCCTTGCGACGATGCGGGTGATGTCGGAACCTGGGAAAATACTGCCTGAAGCTCTGTCAGTGATGATCCAGGTTAAGGTCTCGTTGGACCGTCTTGATGCATTTTTGCTGGATGATGAGCTCAAAGAAGATGATGTGAAGAGGTTACCATTACAGAATTCGAATTCCAGTGTTAGAATACACAAAGGAGTGTTTGGATGGAATCCAGATGCAGCTGTTCCAACATTGAAATTTGTATGTTTGGAAATAAGCAGAGGGCAAAAAATAGCGATTTGCGGTCCGGTTGGTTCTGGAAAATCGTCACTCCTATATGCATTGCTGGGTGAAATACCCAAAATCTCTGGATCT GTTGAAGTCTTCGGGTCGATTGCCTATGTCTCCCAAACAGCTTGGATCCAAAGTGGGACAGTTCGTGATAATATACTCTACGGAAAGCAGATGGATGAAAACAGATACAAGGAGGCGATAAGAGTATGTGCTCTGGATAAGGACGTCGATAGTTTTGACCATGGTGACCTTACGGAGATTGGACAGAGAGGGCTTAACTTGAGTGGAGGACAGAAGCAAAGGCTTCAACTTGCAAGAGCCGTCTATAATGATGCAGATATTTATCTCCTTGATGATCCTTTTAGTGCAGTCGATGCACAAACCGCGGGGATCCTTTTCAAT GATTGTGTCATGGCTGCTCTACAACAGAAAACTGTTATTCTAGTGACTCATCAAGTTGAATTCCTTGCAGAAGTTGATAAGATTCTG GTTATGGAAGCTGGACACATAACTCAATCGGGAAGTTATGCCGAACTTTTGAAAGCCGGGACAGCATTCAAACAGCTTGTGACTGCTCATCATGATGCGATGACAGCATTTGATAATGTGAGCAAGGAACGAAAGGGCAAAGCCCAAAAGACAGATGGGGATCAATTGGAGTTAGGTGGACCACAGCCCTGGAATGAAAACAGTCAAGGGGAGATTTCAGTCAAGGGTCTGTCTGCCCAGCtaacagaagaagaagagaaggagactGGAAATGTTGGGTGGAAGCCATACATCGATTACATCCGCGTTTCCCGTGGATCTCTTCTGTTTGCTTCAGTTATATTCTCTCAATCTGCTTTTGTCATTCTTCAAGCTGCATCAACCTATTGGCTGGCAATAGCATCTCAAATTCCGCACATTGGCGCAGCCATTCTAATTGGAGTTTATACTGGAATTTCGACATTTAGTGGCGTCTTTGCGTATCTAAGGGTCTGGTTTGCCACCCATCTTGGACTCAAGGCTTCAAAAGCTTTCTTTTCGGGTTTAATGGATTCGGTGTTCAAAGCTCCAATGCTATTCTTTGATTCAACTCCTGTAGGGAGGATTTTAACCAGG GCATCTTCAGATTTGAGCGTGGTGGATTTTGACATACCTTACTCCATCGCTTTCGTAGCAACTGGTGCACTTGATGTGATATCAATCATATTGATTATGGCCACAGTGACATGGGAGGTTCTAATTGTGGCCATTCCCATCACTTTCATCGCAAGATATGTTCAG GAGTACTATCTAGCCTCTGCAAGGGAGCTAATACGGATTAATGGGATGACCAAAGCGCCTGTCATGAACTATGCAGCAGAGACATCACTTGGTGTGGTTACAATAAGAGCTTTCAATATGACGTCCAGGTTCTTCGAGAACAGCTTGAGACTAGTTGATTCCGATGCGACACTTTTCTTTCATATGAATGCAGCCATGGAATGGGTAATTTTACGAGTAGAGGCCCTCCAAAATCTGACCATATTCACTGCCGCTCTTCTCCTTGTTTTGCTTCCTCGAGGCACAATAGCACCGG CATTCGTGGGGCTCTCTCTTTCCTACTCTCTGACGCTGACATTCTCCCAAGTGTTTCTAACACGATGGCACTGCAGCTTAGCCAACTTTATTGTATCAGTCGAACGGATAAAACAGTACATGCATATTCCATCAGAGCCTCCGGCTATCGTAGATGACATGAGACCACCCCATTCATGGCCCTTTAAAGGAAGAATAGATTTGCAGGACCTAAAA ATAAGATATCGTCCAAATTCTCCTCTTGTGCTCAAGGGAATCACATGCACTTTTCAAGCAGGAAGCAGGGTGGGGGTAGTTGGGAGAACTGGAAGTGGAAAGACAACCCTGATAAGTGCTTTGTTCCGTCTTGTAGAACCTGTGAGCGGGAGAATTCTTATTGATGAGCTTGACATTTGCTCAATGGGTCTGAAGGATTTAAGAGTAAAGCTTAGTATAATTCCTCAAGAGCCGGCACTTTTCCGGGGAAGTGTTCGCAGTAACTTAGACCCATTAGGCCTTTACTCGGACCATGAAATATGGGAG GCCTTAGAGAAGTGCCAATTAGCAACAACAATACGTAGTCTCCCCAACCATCTCGATTCTTCTG TGAGCGACGAAGGTGAGAATTGGAGTGCTGGGCAGCGCCAGCTTTTTTGCCTCGGTCGTGTCCTTCTCAAGAGAAACAGAATCCTAGTTTTAGATGAAGTGACCGCATCCATTGACTCTGCTACAGATGCTGTCCTTCAGAGAGTTATCAGACGGGAATTCTCAAGCTGCACAGTACTAACAGTAGCTCACAGAGTTCCTACGGTGACAGACAGCGACATGGTCATGGTTCTTTCCTATG GGAATCTTGTTGAATATGATAAGCCATCGAAGCTTATGGAAACCGACTCATCCTTTTCAAGACTTGTGGCTGAATACTGGTCCAACTGCAGGAGGAATTCCATACAGAAACCCAGGTACCTCCAGGAATAG